The following coding sequences lie in one Arachis ipaensis cultivar K30076 chromosome B03, Araip1.1, whole genome shotgun sequence genomic window:
- the LOC110269463 gene encoding uncharacterized protein LOC110269463 yields MSINKSWIGKPRTTHEYKDGLNKFLDFAFEHRSLAGRQIKCPCPVCGFCKWQTREKVFEHLIVKPFPENYKVWYWYGEEAVRVGSQVYQTSHIVQDDSTYQHPMVTMLNDAFGVAGSDLNEDGDGDGDEEHSGENVEFYKLLEDDKSAASNASQVKSAAAANSSRDTLAATNFSRDKSAAAANSSRDKSAAAANSSRDKSAASNSSRDKLAASNSSRDKLAAAASSSRDKSAASNSSEPSSVAPTISEHPSEPKRKRGHESKHYWTIDAIDEYEDSTRLHLLAKDVHNLTEGLRIVVNFDKHHAAIGEAAGLLAGVCGQLATDCVAFPISFDKWSDIPASFFENQWNIFFPSSILLQSE; encoded by the exons ATGTCAATCAATAAGTCGTGGATTGGAAAACCACGAACCACGCATGAGTATAAAGATGGTTTAAACAAGTTTTTGGATTTTGCTTTTGAGCATCGGTCTCTCGCGGGTCGTCAGATTAAATGTCCTTGTCCGGTGTGTGGTTTTTGCAAGTGGCAAACAAGAGAGAAAGTTTTTGAACATTTAATAGTCAAGCCATTTCCAGAAAACTACAAAGTTTGGTATTGGTATGGTGAAGAAGCAGTTAGAGTTGGGTCACAAGTTTATCAAACTAGTCATATTGTACAAGATGATTCGACATATCAGCATCCAATGGTAACAATGCTCAATGACGCGTTTGGAGTCGCTGGATCTGACTTGAATGAAGATGGAGATGGAGATGGAGATGAAGAGCATAGTGGAGAAAATGTAGAATTTTATAAGTTGTTGGAAGATG ACAAGTCGGCAGCTTCAAATGCATCACAAGTCAAGTCCGCAGCAGCTGCAAATTCCTCCCGAGACACATTGGCAGCTACAAATTTCTCCCGAGACAAGTCGGCAGCAGCTGCAAACTCCTCTCGAGACAAGTCGGCAGCAGCTGCAAATTCCTCCCGAGACAAGTCGGCAGCTTCAAATTCCTCCCGAGACAAGTTGGCAGCTTCAAATTCCTCCCGGGACAA GTTGGCAGCAGCTGCAAGTTCCTCCCGAGACAAGTCGGCAGCTTCAAATTCTTCTGAGCCATCATCAGTTGCTCCAACTATATCTGAGCATCCATCCGAACCTAAACGTAAACGTGGACATGAATCTAAACATTATTGGACTATTGATGCCATAG ATGAATACGAAGATAGTACACGCCTTCATTTATTAGCGAAGGATGTGCATAATTTGACAGAAGGTTTGCGCATAGTTGTCAATTTTGATAAACATCATGCAGCAATAGGAGAAGCAGCTGGACTCCTTGCAGGAGTTTGTGGACAATTGGCCACTGATTGTGTAGCATTTCCAATCAGTTTTGACAAGTGGTCAGACATTCCAGCAagcttttttgaaaatcaatggAATATTTTTTTTCCTA GCTCGATTTTGCTTCAAAGTGAGTGA
- the LOC107633208 gene encoding uncharacterized protein LOC107633208 isoform X2: MELTVNSPLDALGVVFGKEHPGRVRGLGMGAVPTITFKNNTTRISQINLGSSNDAGTSSTCGPNVQEELDTVKAQLQALVSYIASKEGGIGSGE; encoded by the exons ATGGAATTAACTGTTAATTCTCCTCTTGATGCTCTTGGAGTAGTTTTTGGGAAAGAGCACCCTGGTCGTGTTCGAGGTTTAGGTATGGGAGCTGTTCCAACAATTACTTTCAAGAACAACACTACAAGGATTAGTCAAATAAATTTAGGTTCTTCAAATGATGCTGGCACATCATCTACTTGTGGTCCAAACGTGCAAGAAGAGTTGGATACCGTTAAAGCGCAATTGCAAGCGCTAGTCTCCTATATTGCTTCTAAGGAAGGAG GGATTGGATCAGGAGAGTGA
- the LOC107633208 gene encoding uncharacterized protein LOC107633208 isoform X1, which produces MELTVNSPLDALGVVFGKEHPGRVRGLGMGAVPTITFKNNTTRISQINLGSSNDAGTSSTCGPNVQEELDTVKAQLQALVSYIASKEGGKIPIQLAGMFPTQQISQGLDQESEIPSPKELGSRSFGASNKEA; this is translated from the exons ATGGAATTAACTGTTAATTCTCCTCTTGATGCTCTTGGAGTAGTTTTTGGGAAAGAGCACCCTGGTCGTGTTCGAGGTTTAGGTATGGGAGCTGTTCCAACAATTACTTTCAAGAACAACACTACAAGGATTAGTCAAATAAATTTAGGTTCTTCAAATGATGCTGGCACATCATCTACTTGTGGTCCAAACGTGCAAGAAGAGTTGGATACCGTTAAAGCGCAATTGCAAGCGCTAGTCTCCTATATTGCTTCTAAGGAAGGAGGTAAAATTCCAATACAATTGGCTGGAATGTTCCCTACTCAACAAATCTCACAG GGATTGGATCAGGAGAGTGAGATTCCATCACCAAAAGAGTTAGGAAGTAGGTCATTTGGAGCAAGCAACAAGGAAGCATGA